A window of Juglans regia cultivar Chandler chromosome 7, Walnut 2.0, whole genome shotgun sequence contains these coding sequences:
- the LOC108985888 gene encoding shaggy-related protein kinase epsilon-like, which produces MNVMRRLKSFASGRTSISSDPGGDSGTKRAKFDRETERLDNEEANRVVRHATGLEQHMASTSLETAESISDVSDISSMAGIEKSGYDQLPKEMHEMRIRDEKSNTHDEKDMEAAVVNGNGTETGQIIATTVAGQNGQPKQTISYMAERVVGTGSFGVVFQAKCLETGEAVAIKKVLQDKRFKNRELQIMRTLDHPNVVQLKHCFFSTTEKDELYLNLVLEFISETVYRVSKHHIRMNQSMPIIYVQLYAYQICRALNYLHNVVGVCHRDIKPQNLLVNPRTHQLKICDFGSAKMLVPGEPNISYICSRYYRAPELIFGATEYTTAIDMWSVGCVLAELLLGQPLFPGESGVDQLVEIIKILGTPTREEIKCMNPNYNEFKFPQIKAHPWHKIFHKRMPPEAVDLVSRLLQYSPSLRCTALEACGHPFFDDLRDPNACLPNGRALPPLFNFTAQELTGASAELRHRLIPEHARQ; this is translated from the exons ATGAATGTGATGCGCCGCCTAAAAAGTTTTGCTTCGGGTCGCACTTCTATTTCATCAGATCCt GGTGGCGATTCTGGCACAAAGAGAGCAAAGTTTGATCGAGAGACTGAGCGCTTGGATAATGAGGAGGCAAATAGAGTAGTGAGACATGCCACGGGTCTGGAGCAGCATATGGCTTCTACATCTCTGGAAACTGCTGAAAGCATATCTGATGTATCTGATATATCTTCAATGGCTGGAATAGAGAAATCTGGTTATGATCAGCTTCCTAAAGAAATGCATGAAATGAGAATTAGAGATGAGAAATCCAACACTCATGATGAAAAg GATATGGAAGCTGCTGTTGTGAATGGTAATGGAACAGAAACTGGTCAGATCATTGCAACTACAGTGGCTGGTCAAAATGGACAACCAAAACAG ACAATCTCATACATGGCAGAGCGTGTGGTTGGGACTGGTTCATTTGGCGTTGTCTTTCAG GCTAAGTGCCTGGAAACAGGAGAAGCAGTTGCAATAAAGAAGGTGCTACAGGATAAGAGATTTAAGAATAGAGAACTTCAGATCATGCGCACCCTTGACCATCCTAATGTCGTTCAACTAAAACACTGTTTCTTTTCAACCACGGAAAAAGACGAGTTGTACCTTAACCTTGTCCTGGAGTTTATCTCTGAAACTGTCTACCGAGTTTCAAAGCACCATATCCGCATGAACCAAAGTATGCCCATTATATATGTACAGCTTTATGCATACCAG ATTTGCCGTGCGCTAAATTACCTGCACAATGTTGTTGGAGTGTGTCACCGTGACATTAAGCCACAGAATCTACTG GTGAATCCCCGCACTCATCAGTTAAAGATATGTGATTTTGGCAGCGCAAAGATGCTG gtGCCAGGTGAACCCAACATATCATATATTTGCTCTCGATATTATAGGGCTCCAGAACTTATATTTGGGGCCACAGAATACACAACTGCAATTGACATGTGGTCAGTTGGTTGTGTCCTTGCTGAGCTTCTTCTAGGACAG CCACTGTTTCCTGGTGAAAGTGGTGTTGATCAGCTGGTTGAGATCATTAAG ATTCTGGGGACACCAACCAGAGAAGAGATCAAGTGCATGAATCCGAATtataatgagtttaagttccCTCAGATCAAAGCTCACCCGTGGCACAAG ATTTTTCACAAGCGAATGCCCCCTGAAGCAGTGGATCTTGTGTCAAGGTTGCTCCAGTATTCACCAAGTCTACGTTGCACTGCT TTGGAGGCTTGTGGGCACCCCTTCTTTGATGACCTGAGGGACCCAAATGCATGCTTGCCTAATGGGAGAGCACTACCTCCTCTGTTCAATTTCACAGCTCAAG AATTGACCGGAGCATCTGCCGAACTACGTCATCGTCTCATACCTGAGCATGCTAGGCAGTAG